In Physeter macrocephalus isolate SW-GA chromosome 9, ASM283717v5, whole genome shotgun sequence, the DNA window GTGCCTTCATCTGATATGAAAACTAGAAGAATGCCTTTTACTGATGCAGATGGTTAATGGTCatgagacacccccccccccggggGGAGGAAAAACCGCTGGCTCCagtttgtgtggacatgtttctCACTTGGTAGTCAGATTGCATTAAATTTCCCTGTATCCCTTTCGGTGGTACACAGTGCAGCTGCAAATGTCTCTGGATTTTGCGTCCACCCTATCCTTTCTACCTGTAAGTTACCTACAGTAAACTTCATAATTGCACTGTATGGAACTGCCTACTGCGCTTTTTGGTCTCAAAATTCCTCTCAGCTCAGAGGATATTATTCAATATCTCCACCTCCCAACACAACACACATTGTATGTGTGCAATAACATATGGCCCATGTTCTTGCTTCGTTAGTAACTCTTGCTTCTCTATAATCTTTCCATAGTTTACTATTAAGCAATTATCTGGGAGTCACCATCTGCTCCTACATCTATCTCATTATGTCATCCACCTATAGCCTACATGTCTAAACTTAACTTTCTAATTATAACATGGCCATTCCTTTTAAATCTTACTAGTACCACAAAATTTATCAGTGCTTTTCGGAAACTGTATACCAGCAGTTGGTTTTTGATATCCCATTTTGCTCTCAAGCCTGACTTATTTCTTCTATCATCGTAGATTTCTTAGTTACCATGGCTGGTCATTCTTTGTATCTCCCGACATTATCTGGGTTAATATAACCTCTGGGTTAACTGGTTCATGAAATGCAGACAAACTTTCAGTCCTTTCATTACTCAGTCTTAACTCCAGTAATTAAGAGGTAAGAAGAGTGTGGCATCACTCTCATGATGAGATAATAAGACAAATAAAATCCCGAAGTCCTGAGGAGCACAGAAAAGGGCAATGATTCATTCATACTTCAATAAACACTAAAAACCAAAAATGTGGACTGTGAACTGAATCAGCTTGAGGCTCTTTTTCTGGGTGTTATTCTGGGTGTTATCACTTTTAACCAATCTGCATTTATATTGTTCCTAACATGAaaatcaaaaacatataaaaaggattctGATCTTATTTTATATACAACTTGACAGACTAATAAtgcataaaagacatttttaccAAGTAGCATGTATGATGCTTGCTATAGATGCTTTTAAGTTTAGGGACACTACCTCAACCAGGTGATCAGGATTAGCCTTTTCAGTGATCATTCATGTTGATAGCATATACTTTCAATATGATGAGAATGACATTTTATCTCTGTGGTCTTCCAACAAAAAACTTGTAACAGCAATGCAAACATAGAGCTATCAGAAAGCCAAAACTGAGGGATATCCTACTTGAcaagtactcctcaaaactgtcaaggtaaCAAAAACATGGAAGGTCTGAGAAACTCATAAACCGGTGGaagctaaagagacatgacaattaaatgtaatgtggtatcctgaatGTGACATTGGAATACAAAAACATTAGGGAAAAACCagtgaaatctgaaaaattagtgtttagttaataatgtatcaatgttaCTgggtttgacaaatgtaccagagtaatataaaatgttaataatgggaATTGGGTAAGCAGTATATAAGAACTATCCCTGTAACTTTTCTTTATATCTAGAACtatttgaagttaattttaaatttctttaaaaatactccaggttaatttttttttttttttttttttgtgtgtggtttgcgggccttcctctgctgcggcctctcccgttgcagagcacaggctccggacgcgcaggcccaNNNNNNNNNNggccacggctcacgggcccagccgctccgcggcacgcgggatcctcccagaccggggcgcgaacccggctcccctgcatcggcaggcggacgcgcaaccactgcgccaccagggaagccccaggttaattttttttttttgtctataattttctgaaaaatcaaGCATGTAGAAAGAGATGCTTTTTGACTATTATATCCCTTTTTGGCATTGTGAAATAAGCTAAAGTTGCATCAAGGTGTCAGAGACTGAGGAGGGGCAAACATATTCTCTTAGTTGCTAGACCTCTCCTGCCACCACGAGTGCTGATCCAATCTCTTTTGTGCTAGCCCCGGTGGTATGATACAGCACTCATCCAATGGTGGACTCTTGATCCTGGATCTTTGACAATGATGCCACTAAGTTAAGTGATAACAACACAGTGTCAAAGAAATGTCTGTTATCCAATTAATGCTAAAGATATACCATCATTTTCCCTCACAAAGTATTAACATATATGGAATAGAAAATTCAGGGAATCAACTTATTGTCCTCATGCTCAATCTACCAGATCATATTTGCAGAAAGCAACATGCCCATGGTAGAAATTCTTAGTGGTTCAGGTTTTAAAACGAGgatttcatttactttcttttctgtgCTGACCAAACCATGCAGCCTGAAATGACGGCAGATtgatcaaatattttcttggccaAGACTATAGTACATATATTGTTTCCCCAAAAGTGAGTCTGCTTTTCAATACCAGTGCAGTGCATCTGACATGGAAGTAGTCCCTATTGTCATTCCAATTCCAAAAATAACAATGGTTTGCCATGCTGCAGTGTTAGCAAGCATCTTGAGGTTGGAAAAAGACCCTAGACAGGATGCTCAGGCTACATGCATATAAGAGGACTTGCtttataattacaaaatgaaCCACAAGAGTGGCAAAAATGTAGGCCCCCAAACCTTGTAAGAATcaacacccacccctccccctaaACACACAAGAATGTGTGAGAAACCTAACGGATGTCCCAGAAAAACAAGGCCAGACTAATATTCAGACATAGCAGGCAGGCTAtattagatacatatatatggcatcaAGCTGTTAGAGCAAAGCCAACAGAAGGACATAGACTGTCactcaaaaaaaggaaagagacaggTCCAGAGCAGGTTTGGCTACTGCCTTCTACTAGAACTCACCAGCAATAATGAATCCTCTGTTACACAGACTCATACAGATGTACCATATAGCTCAGAGACTagtcaaatatttattggtgTTGTCCACAGAATTCAAGTTATCCCTCCATCTCAAAAACTTCACATTCCATAATGAGTTTGTGTACAGGttaaatatattcttacataGTTTCTATAAAACTTGATATTACATATAAAACACAAGTTTTGGTACATAATTTCTAgctgagaattttattttcaattctgcAACCCATACATTCCCTCAGAAAAAATTTATCTGAAGCAAACTCAGTAATtgttaaaaaatgtcatttatcaAAATATAAGATTTTAGCCTAATCTTAACTATTTGATGTTTAAAGAAGTTTACTCCGCAGAAAAGACTTTTGTGTTTTTCCCTGagatttctgatttcattgaaGCCTTCTGATCATTCAGGATATTGACAGAAGTTTTCTTCTCCATGAAAAATCTCTGATACAAACCTATAGGTTAAATTCTTAAAGGTCTTCtgacatttattatatttattggttTCATCCAACTCAGCAGTTGGCTAAGCTATATGCATTTAACCAACAGGCCAAAATCTGTAAGAGCTCAACAGAATAAAAACTTAATTctggattaaaacaacaacaacaaaaaccccaaaaaacaattGCTGAAGATCTGTCAGTGGAGAATTGTTTCACTCAGTTATTGACTCTAGCTTCTTTCACCTTGTGCTCTGCCATATTTAATACACAGCACCCAAGTCTGCCATGGAAATCTCTGAATTCCAGTATAACACAGGACAGGAAGAATGTAAGGTGACTTATTAAGGCCATTTATTACTTAAATGTAATAGCATCATACTCCATGACCAGCCCCACCCAGACGAAGAAAAGATTGGGAAACTAAGACAAGCTATGTGCCcagtggaaaaggaaacagttaaggaaaataatttgccAGTCTATGTGACATGAACTTTTCTACTGTGTGTTATCTAATAAGGTGTAACTTCCTTTAGCACATCTCAAATTGATTACATGCAAGGGGTTTCTCTCTAGTGTGCATTCTGGTGTGATGTACTCTAAAAGCTGCCTTACGGACAAAGGTTTTTCCACATTCATAACATTTGTAGGGTCTCTCACCTGTGTGAATTCTCAGGTGTACTCCAAGAGTTGAATTTTGGGCaaaagctttcccacattcattacactcatagggtttctctcctgtgtgaattctctgatgtgcACTAAGGTGTGACTTCTGGGAGAaagttttcccacattcattacatttatagGATTTTACacctgtgtgaattctctgatgtacTCTGAGGGTTGAATTATGGGCAAAAGGTTTCCCACATATGTTACATTCGTAAGGTTTCTCccctgtgtgaattctctgatgtgcACTAACATACGATTTCTGGGAGAaagttttcccacattcattacattcatagggtttctcccctgtgCGAGTCCTCAGATGTGCTCTGAGGTGTGATGTCTTAGAGAaagttttcccacattcactgcattcataaggtttctcccCTTTGTGAGTTCTCTGATGTGCCCTGAGGGCTGAATTATCTGCAAAagttttcccacattccttacattcataaggtttctcccctgtgtgagttctctgatgtgCATAGAGGTGTGTCCTCTGGGAGAaagttttcccacattcattacattcatagggtttttctcctgtgtgaaTTCTTTGATGGACAATGAGGGCTGCCTTATAGACAAaagttttcccacattcattacattcataaggtttttCCCCTTTGTGAATTCTCTCATGTCCACTGAGGTATGATTTCTGGGagaaggttttcccacattcactacatCCATAGGGTTTCTCACCTGTGTGAATCCTCTGATGTGTACTAAGACGTGTCTTCTGGGAAAaagttttcccacattcattacatttgtaGAGTTTCACCCCAGTGTGAATTTTCTGATGTGCTCTGAGGGTGGAATTATGGGCAAAAGTTTTCTCACAGTCATTACACTCATATGGTTTCTCacctgtgtgaattctctgatgtgcTCTGAGGTCTGAATTATGGGCAAAAGAGCTCTCACAGTCATTACATTTGAAGGGTTTCTCCtctgtgtgaattctctgatgtgcCCTGAGGGTTGAATTATCAGCGAaagttttcccacattcattacattcatacAGATTGACTCCCATATGAGTTCCAGGATAATGAACAGGATGTGAATTTGAACaaaaggatttcccacattcctcacattcataaggtttctcccCTGGGTGGGTCCTCTGATGCTGAATGAGGTGTGCTTTCTGGTAAAATGATTTCCTGCATTCAGTAAGTTCAAATGACTTGTCTCCTGTGTCACACTGCTGATGTACACTGAGGGCTGAGTTCTGATGGGAGGATTTCTCATATTTATCACATTGATAGAATTTCTCTTCTTTGTGAGTTCTCTGATGTATTGTAAAGTCTAACTTCTGGTAGTAGGTGTTTGTAAATCCATTATAAACACAGAATGTATCTCTAGTTTGTGTCTTCTGATGTACTATACGGCCTGAGCTCTGGCTCAAGTTTTCTTCACACTTACTGCTTTCAAAGGCACCTTGTCCTGTAACAGTTCTCTGAGGCTGAGTGAGGGGTGAATTCCTACTGAAGTTATTCCCACTTTCATTACATTCATAGTGTGCCAAAGCCATGTGAACCTCATTGTATTCACAGGATTTACCACATTCATTAAGATCAAAGCATTTCTTCCTCGTGCCAGTTCTCATGTGGTTAAAAAGAGCTGCTTTATCACAATTTCCCCTTAATTCGTTATCCTTACAGGATTCCTCTCCTGTTACTGAACTCTTACCTGTAATACAGATGGTCTTATCATGTaaaacttttccattttcattacattCAAAATATTGTTCCAGAGTTTGAAATTTATGATGATCTTTCACATAACTGAGAgctttcatattttcattatatttgtaaCACTGCTCTCCAGTATGAGTTTTCTCAAGCTGAATATCCAGCTGCAACTTTTCACATACATTTATGTAGTCAGTCTTGTTTCGTGAATAATTCCTATCACTAAGAATTAATTCAGAAACAACCGGCATATTCATTCTACATGAGTCACGTTTAGAGGGCACTTTTCCTGAAAAATCTGGAGTTATATTGAGATTAAATGGTTTCTCTAAAGCTTTCTGCTCTTctttactcaatattttgttatCAGTGAATACTACTTGCCACAGaggtttctcttgtttttcctggttCTCCTCAATATGGACATCAACTCTGTAATatcctaaaatgaaaaaaattgaaaacatcttATGAATCCTACATTTCTTATGGAGAGAAGCTTAAGGTCatatgttttgttatttattgtatCTACTATTTCTAGTCATATTTCCAAAGATTAATAATTCACacacaaagacagacacatacattctctttctcctcatccatgttattttaaaaaaaaaacaaaaaacgaaaaacagGTATTATTTCCAGTGCTGGCTGAGATGGAGAAGTCTCATTTTTCCAAGGTCCACCCTCTTACAATTAAAATTTCCTGgacaaaaaaaaacatacaaacaaacaaatgaagatgctACAAAATGGAATAGAGGTGAACCTTAGAAATGACATGGCAAAGAATTCCAaggcttttctttctgcttcccaTATATCTTATATGGGGTACTGTTGTGCTGGAGGAGCCTATAAAACAAAGTCAACAATAGGTGGAGATAATAAGAGCTTCAAGAAAAGTCTGTTCCTTCTTAGTCAAACATCTGAGAAAAAGGTGGTCCCACAGAACAAAAAACTTTTTGACAATATTCACCCTACtcaagccaaaaagaaaaaggaacactcttcCCTATGGTTCTGCTACAGATATAAAGGATTTGCACACTCTTCCAAAATTTTCCTCTATGAGCCAAACCAACAGCTCACAAGAAAGATCATGAATTCTGAGAAAGTTCAATTCATGGGACACTCTAT includes these proteins:
- the ZNF658 gene encoding zinc finger protein 658 isoform X2, whose product is MNMPVVSELILSDRNYSRNKTDYINVCEKLQLDIQLEKTHTGEQCYKYNENMKALSYVKDHHKFQTLEQYFECNENGKVLHDKTICITGKSSVTGEESCKDNELRGNCDKAALFNHMRTGTRKKCFDLNECGKSCEYNEVHMALAHYECNESGNNFSRNSPLTQPQRTVTGQGAFESSKCEENLSQSSGRIVHQKTQTRDTFCVYNGFTNTYYQKLDFTIHQRTHKEEKFYQCDKYEKSSHQNSALSVHQQCDTGDKSFELTECRKSFYQKAHLIQHQRTHPGEKPYECEECGKSFCSNSHPVHYPGTHMGVNLYECNECGKTFADNSTLRAHQRIHTEEKPFKCNDCESSFAHNSDLRAHQRIHTGEKPYECNDCEKTFAHNSTLRAHQKIHTGVKLYKCNECGKTFSQKTRLSTHQRIHTGEKPYGCSECGKTFSQKSYLSGHERIHKGEKPYECNECGKTFVYKAALIVHQRIHTGEKPYECNECGKTFSQRTHLYAHQRTHTGEKPYECKECGKTFADNSALRAHQRTHKGEKPYECSECGKTFSKTSHLRAHLRTRTGEKPYECNECGKTFSQKSYVSAHQRIHTGEKPYECNICGKPFAHNSTLRVHQRIHTGVKSYKCNECGKTFSQKSHLSAHQRIHTGEKPYECNECGKAFAQNSTLGVHLRIHTGERPYKCYECGKTFVRKAAFRVHHTRMHTREKPLACNQFEMC
- the ZNF658 gene encoding zinc finger protein 658 isoform X1 codes for the protein MNIAQGSVSFEDVTVEFTQDEWQYVGPAQRTLYKDVTLENYSHLVSLVVTFAGYCIIKPQVIFKLEHGEEPWSSEEEFLNQKYPGYYRVDVHIEENQEKQEKPLWQVVFTDNKILSKEEQKALEKPFNLNITPDFSGKVPSKRDSCRMNMPVVSELILSDRNYSRNKTDYINVCEKLQLDIQLEKTHTGEQCYKYNENMKALSYVKDHHKFQTLEQYFECNENGKVLHDKTICITGKSSVTGEESCKDNELRGNCDKAALFNHMRTGTRKKCFDLNECGKSCEYNEVHMALAHYECNESGNNFSRNSPLTQPQRTVTGQGAFESSKCEENLSQSSGRIVHQKTQTRDTFCVYNGFTNTYYQKLDFTIHQRTHKEEKFYQCDKYEKSSHQNSALSVHQQCDTGDKSFELTECRKSFYQKAHLIQHQRTHPGEKPYECEECGKSFCSNSHPVHYPGTHMGVNLYECNECGKTFADNSTLRAHQRIHTEEKPFKCNDCESSFAHNSDLRAHQRIHTGEKPYECNDCEKTFAHNSTLRAHQKIHTGVKLYKCNECGKTFSQKTRLSTHQRIHTGEKPYGCSECGKTFSQKSYLSGHERIHKGEKPYECNECGKTFVYKAALIVHQRIHTGEKPYECNECGKTFSQRTHLYAHQRTHTGEKPYECKECGKTFADNSALRAHQRTHKGEKPYECSECGKTFSKTSHLRAHLRTRTGEKPYECNECGKTFSQKSYVSAHQRIHTGEKPYECNICGKPFAHNSTLRVHQRIHTGVKSYKCNECGKTFSQKSHLSAHQRIHTGEKPYECNECGKAFAQNSTLGVHLRIHTGERPYKCYECGKTFVRKAAFRVHHTRMHTREKPLACNQFEMC